One genomic region from Natrinema caseinilyticum encodes:
- a CDS encoding AbrB/MazE/SpoVT family DNA-binding domain-containing protein, whose translation MPRVTTKGQVTIPKEIRDRLGIEPGDEISFEATDSGYAIRKREPTTRDGDDPFEKYRGSAESDETMPDRMRRLRGDYPRSVRDDGVPADSRDEP comes from the coding sequence ATGCCACGCGTCACCACGAAAGGGCAGGTCACGATACCGAAAGAGATTCGCGATCGACTCGGAATCGAGCCGGGCGACGAAATTTCGTTCGAAGCGACCGATTCCGGGTACGCGATTCGAAAGCGAGAACCGACTACGAGAGACGGTGACGATCCGTTCGAGAAATACCGCGGTAGTGCCGAAAGCGACGAGACGATGCCCGACCGGATGCGTCGACTCCGCGGTGACTATCCCCGCAGCGTACGTGATGACGGTGTACCCGCTGATTCGAGGGACGAACCGTGA